From a single Rosa rugosa chromosome 7, drRosRugo1.1, whole genome shotgun sequence genomic region:
- the LOC133722441 gene encoding protein DYAD, protein MAQWGVRRRVVFLKENNPQVASSITKEEEVEDSKDEVLRAVVEDSKDGVLRAVKTEPLEMPEPKRRKCLDRRSKDVQAALRAKKRQHGFRPMERNEIIGGRWNVERYKKAEQSLLDVLEAKEATFANPVSRTDLRLTARGKIGDTGLIDHLLKHIDGTVTPCGSKRFRRWFNHNGIMEYWLESAELADIRKEAGHHPYWFPGCGASEHYDSPGELRLLKAEVDKMKSDMQELLVSKKQEKDQTNMLEDLVKWKAQTEERLKLALGSWKGMQDKLGEFMTWKASVEQQLVEFTNVMSNMQVEKQYTATNLLASEQWEDWLESGNVDNFQGNELVPWFENTTPVNNEEEVIIQDPQSAPPDGSKTGDSSSQDPIFTAEEMVELERTRDVPRLEWEKQTEHQANVTPNSSATASSKSDVDNLHLFQEMFQELFSWKSQMEQKMTELSNSVSAIKQTSKVSTPALQLPEDGNLIMDYYPCYKF, encoded by the exons ATGGCACAGTGGGGTGTTCGTCGGAGAGTTGTGTTCCTTAAAGAAAATAATCCTCAAGTTGCATCCAGCATCACTAAGGAAGAAGAGGTAGAAGATTCCAAAGATGAAGTTTTAAGAGCTGTGGTAGAGGATTCAAAAGATGGAGTTTTAAGAGCTGTGAAAACTGAACCTCTAGAGATGCCAGAACCCAAAAGGAGGAAGTGCCTTGACCGCAGATCTAAAGATGTGCAGGCAGCATTGCGTGCTAAGAAAAGGCAGCATGGGTTTAGGCCAATGGAGAGAAATGAGATCATAGGAGGAAGATGGAATGTTGAGAG GTATAAGAAAGCAGAGCAAAGTCTGTTGGATGTTTTGGAGGCTAAAGAGGCAACTTTTGCCAACCCAGTTAGCAGGACAGATCTGAGATTGACAGCTCGAGGAAAAATTGGTGACACTGGGCTGATTGACCACCTACTGAAGCACATTGATGGCACAGTTACACCATGTGGGAGCAAGCGGTTTCGGCGGTGGTTCAACCACAATGGAATAATGGAATATTGGTTGGAGAGTGCGGAACTGGCTGACATTCGGAAAGAGGCTGGGCATCATCCTTATTGGTTTCCAGGTTGTGGTGCCTCCGAGCATTATGATTCTCCTGGAGAACTGAGGCTACTCAAGGCAGAAGTGGATAAAATGAAAAG TGATATGCAGGAGCTGCTGGTATCCAAGAAGCAAGAGAAAGATCAAACCAATATGCTGGAGGATTTGGTGAAATGGAAAGCTCAAACTGAGGAAAGGTTGAAACTTGCTTTAGGTTCTTGGAAGGGTATGCAG gaCAAGTTGGGTGAGTTCATGACATGGAAAGCTTCTGTTGAGCAACAGCTGGTGGAATTTACAAATGTCATGAGTAATATGCAAGTAGAAAAGCAATACACTGCTACCAACCTTTTAGCTTCTGAGCAATGGGAAGATTGGTTGGAGAGCGGCAATGTGGATAATTTCCAGGGAAATGAACTTGTACCTTGGTTTGAGAATACCACTCCAGTGAACAATGAAGAGGAAGTTATAATCCAAGATCCCCAGTCAGCCCCACCAGATGGATCAAAGACTGGTGATAGCTCATCACAGGACCCTATTTTCACAGCGGAGGAAATGGTTGAATTGGAGAG AACGAGAGATGTGCCTAGGCTGGAATGGGAGAAGCAGACTGAACATCAAGCTAATGTGACTCCTAATTCTTCTGCTACTGCAAGTTCGAAGTCAGATGTTGATAACCTGCATTTGTTTCAG GAAATGTTTCAGGAGTTGTTTAGCTGGAAATCTCAAatggagcagaaaatgactgaGTTATCAAATTCTGTGAGTGCCATCAAGCAAACATCAAAAGTATCTACTCCAGCCCTTCAGCTGCCAGAAGATGGGAATCTGATTATGGACTATTATCCATGTTACAAGTTCTAG